In a single window of the Mugil cephalus isolate CIBA_MC_2020 chromosome 6, CIBA_Mcephalus_1.1, whole genome shotgun sequence genome:
- the fryl gene encoding protein furry homolog-like isoform X10 translates to MDFLKSLVPGVISGEGPAEHGATSAREPGPRLLRIKRLGLLAMGHTIEEDLVYPVIQVDAGVGSSRLTRGNQTRLKGNSRHIRKLSFLHHAGVGRGHNASAPVSSSVSRRRAPSSVTPLSWEKHNIAAMSSITIDPELKPGEFVIKSLFAEFAVLAEKKIEMVMAEPLEKPLSRSLQRGEDAQFDQLISSMSSIAEHCLPSLLRTLFDWYRRQSGTEDESYEYRPRSSTKSKGDEQHRDKDYLLERRDLAIDFIFCLVSVEVLKQIPLHPVPDVLVHEVLNLAFKHFKHKEGYCGPNTGNVHIIADLYAEVIGVLTQSKFQAVRKKFITELKELRQKEQSPYIVQSIISLIMGMKFFRVKMYPVEDFEASFQFMQECAQYFLEVKDKDIKHALAGLFVEILIPVAAAVKNEVNVPCLKTFVEMLYQTTFDLSSRKKHSLALYPLVTCLLCVSQKQFFLNNWHIFLQNCLSHLKMPSNNSIRKQIETLQNKDPKMSRVALESLYRLLWVYIIRIKCESNTVTQSRLLSIVSALFPKGSRSVVPRDTPLNIFVKIIQFIAQERLDFAMKEIIYDLLCVGKSHKTFTINPERMNIGLRAFLVIADSLQQKDGEPPMPTTGIIMPSGNTLRVKKIFLNTTLTDEEAKVIGMSLYYPQVRKALDNILRHLDKEVGRSMSMTSVQMSNKEPEDMITGERKPKIDLFRTCVAAIPRLIPDGMSRQDLIELLAKLTIHMDEELRGLAFTTLQALMVDFPEWREDVLSGFAYFIVREVTDVHPTLLDNAVKMLLQLISQWRQAVQSSNKSHDVQQGSSGGRSLSLERTLPLGVLHVVEGLALVVLCSCRPATRRLAVNVLKEVRALHTALGIGKGDEELAIDVMDRLSASVLESFIHLTGADQTNLLYCPSGIDLQTLAEWSSSPISHQFDVVSPSHIWVFAHVTQGQDPWVISFSSYLRQENLLKHCPTALNYAWMFAYTRLQLLSPQVDINSPINAKKVNSLNSSDSYIGLWRNYLILCCSSASSSSSMSSSSSTSGSVRCSPPETLASTPDSGYSYDSKIVGTPSPSSLFKHIVPMMRSESMDITESLVLGLGRTNPQCFRELIEELNPIIKEALERRPENMKRRRRRDILRVQLVRIFELLADAGVISQIASGGLDGETHSLNSTLLEYVDLTRQLLEAENDKDSDTLKDIRCHFSALVANIIQNVPVHQRRTIFPQQSLRHSLFMLFSHWAGPFSIMFTPLDRYSDRNMQINRHQYCALKAMSAVLCCGPVADNVGLSSDGYLYKWLDNILDSQDKKVHQLGCEAVMLLLELNPDQSNLMFWAVDRCYTGSRRVAAGCFRAIANVFHNRDYQFDTVVLLNLILFKAADSSRDIYEVAMQLLQILEPKLFRYAHKLEIQRTDGILTPPSPLPHLYSVSYYQLSEELARTYPELTLPIFSEVSQRIQTAHPGGRQVMLHYLLPWMNNVELVDFKSAARRPEDCGSGEDEEEVHDRENMMVNSRRWLRGEGWGSPRATTMVLNNLMFMTAKYGDEFAWSEIENVWTTLADSWPKNLKIILHFLISMSGVSSDPSLLPYVKRVVVYLGRDKTMQLLEELMCELELTDPVSSAVTHMDNPPYYRITSSYKIPSVTSGTTSSTNTMVPGNDGHHDTKIKDSNMEDSYTHLDIYSGLNSNLNRQHHRLESRYSSSSGGSYEDEKSDSMPLYANWRLKVMDHNQPEPLPFPPSGGCWSPLVDYLPETNTPAVALHRCNIAIILLTDLIVDHGVKVEWSAYLHLLLHAVFIGFDHQHPEVYEHCKRLLLHLLIVQGTNSSVQSVAMVLLRNRDYNDPRVLTVKPVAPDLNLTGVQELLPDCQPSPVTDSGLSSSSTSSSISLGAGGSALSHLSPTLLSEVDVTAEQDEKSKALIEFITSRKRGPLWNHEDVSAKNPNIKSAEQLSVFVRHVVTVFKHIPSGFQLESLLSEVSLRTALSCSSRHYAGRSFQIFRALKQPLTPATLSDILSRLVETVGDPGEEAQGFVIELLLTLESGIDTLADTLKNYDLLTALAQTSSRDHLLGPKFAANRKSTGQLNLNSGGLFHHVHPRSNSLRASLMSERKADRRRSNTLDIADRLGGSHGNLARTQSLSSLGGGGTPGGDNIHPVDPSNLMATVFWIAASLLESDYEFEYLLALRLLNKLLGQLPLDRADSRERLENVQAKLKWYNFPGLLQLFLKGFTSASTQELTIHLLSKLISVSRHTLVDPSQVAGFPLNILCLLPHLIQHFDSPTPFCKETADKIAKVCADEKSATLSNLAHMMSLYSTHSYSRDCTNWINVVCRYLHDAFAERTLNLVTYLAELLEKGLPAMQQSLLQIIHSLLGHIDLSAAPVKQFNLEIMKIIGKYVQSPHWKEAQNILKLVVSRSASLVVPDDVQRSYSTESCGSPEIAFTRIFNNSSKELPGKTLDFHFDISETPIIGHKYGDQRTAAGRNGKPQVIAVTRSTSSTSSGSNSNGLVQVSWKRPQLSQRRTRERLMNVLSLCGPESGIPKNPSVVFSSNEDLDSADQQTSLIPTVEEVVREEEVQGEDTGSEQQFGVFKDFDFLDVELEDAEGESMDNFNWGVRRRSLESMDKGDTPSLQECQYTGSTPSLNLTNHEDTDESSEEEVLSASQILTRSNLLNSDSATDDTASNHVDSLQQSQESSSSAMTEEATVLPSLPSLPSLPRLDSPILERAHSDSTSSQLPEDAISVTAADELSSSVSEDTGFCSAPPLPSDPPELCDPCDSQDPPDAQETQDPHEDLDPAPPPPPAIDTPPGSLCEEESQTVLPLCLPMPPDTKPDPDPDPDSTCGSMWEEDVTQALKELDERCEEEEADFSGMSSQDEGDADGFPEIQASPPPSPFLSAILAAFQPVAYDNEEDAWRCHVNQMLSDTDGSSAVYTFHVFSRLFQSIQRKFGSITHSSVRFLGERLQRMGNQFLSSLEVMTSRSQCPTVLLDAETLVSCGLLETLKFSVLELQEHLDTYNAKKEAAEQWLENCRKTFGDKDSSQRPNTHAQELELCRRLYKLHFQLLLLFQAYCKLISRVDTIKREAEVTNMSEELTILESCLKEAETGNDGQEDVCMSDNAQTNTETAIQSLIETLRARDFSSALTQVKVFRSLWPNDIFGNETDNAVQTLLHIYFRHQTLGQTGCLAVVGPSRDLSQASTRLMELNLQIREALSRAQVYQPHTTMVSTGL, encoded by the exons CTTCTGCACCAGTCAGCAGCAGCGTGAGTAGACGCCGTGCCCCCTCCTCGGTGACTCCCCTCTCGTGGGAGAAACACAACATCGCCGCCATGTCGAGCATCACCATCGACCCCGAGCTCAAGCCCGGGGAGTTCGTCATCAAGAGTCTGTTTGCCGAGTTTGCCGTGCTGGCTGAGAAGAAGATAGAAATGGTGATGGCTGAACCGCTG GAGAAACCGCTGTCCCGATCCCTCCAGAGAGGGGAAGATGCACAATTTGACCAG ttaaTAAGCTCTATGAGCTCAATAGCAGAACACTGTTTGCCCTCCCTACTGCGCACATTGTTTGACTGGTACCGGCGGCAGAGTGGCACTGAAGACGAGTCCTACGAGTACAGGCCTCGCTCTAGTACTAAGTCCAAAGG GGATGAACAGCACCGGGATAAAGATTACCTCCTGGAACGGCGAGACTTAGCCatagatttcattttttgtttagtttcagtgGAGGTTCTAAAGCAG ATTCCTCTTCATCCGGTGCCAGATGTTTTAGTACATGAAGTTCTAAACCTGGCATTCAAGCACTTTAAACACAAAGAGGG TTACTGTGGCCCCAACACTGGCAATGTGCACATCATCGCAGACTTGTACGCTGAGGTCATAGGGGTTCTTACGCAGTCAAA GTTTCAGGCGGTGAGGAAGAAGTTCATCACGGAGCTGAAGGAGCTCAGGCAAAAAGAGCAGAGCCCCTACATAGTCCAGAGCATCATCAGCCTCATCATGGGCATGAAGTTCTTTCGGGTCAAAATGTATCCAGTGGAGGACTTTGAGGCTTCTTTTCAGTTCATGCAG GAGTGTGCCCAGTATTTCCTGGAAGTCAAAGATAAAGACATAAAGCACGCTCTAGCGGGCCTTTTCGTCGAGATCCTCATCCCCGTCGCAGCC GCGGTGAAAAATGAAGTCAATGTGCCGTGCCTAAAAACCTTCGTGGAGATGCTCTACCAGACGACATTTGACCTTAGTTCCAGAAAGAAGCACTCATTG GCCCTGTATCCCCTGGTGACGTGTCTGCTGTGCGTCAGTCAAAAGCAGTTCTTTCTCAACAACTGGCACATCTTCCTCCAGAATTGCCTCTCACACCTGAAG ATGCCGTCTAACAACAGCATCCGAAAGCAGATTGAGACACTGCAG AATAAAGACCCCAAAATGTCCCGTGTAGCACTGGAGTCGCTCTACAGACTTCTCTGGGTCTACATCATCAGGATCAAGTGTGAGAGTAACACTGTCACGCAGAG TCGACTACTCAGCATCGTTTCAGCACTTTTCCCCAAAGGCTCTCGTAGTGTGGTGCCCAGAGACACGCCCCTCAATATCTTTGTCAAAATCATCCAGTTTATAGCTCAG GAGAGACTGGACTTCGCTATGAAGGAGATTATCTATGACCTCTTGTGTGTTGGCAAGTCTCACAAAACCTTCACCATCAACCCAGAG AGGATGAATATTGGTCTGCGAGCCTTCTTGGTGATTGCTGACAGCTTACAGCAGAAAGACGGGGAACCGCCGATGCCTACCACAGGGATCATCATGCCGTCTGGCAACACATTACGCGTCAAAAAGATCTTCCTCAACACCACGCTCACAGATGAAGAAGCAAAAGTCATAG GCATGTCACTGTACTACCCACAAGTAAGAAAGGCTTTGGATAACATCCTACGGCACCTGGACAAGGAAGTGGGGCGCTCCATGAGCATGACCAGTGTACAGATGTCAAACAAGGAGCCTGAGGACATGATCAC GGGAGAGAGGAAACCAAAGATCGATCTTTTCCGAACATGCGTCGCGGCCATCCCAAGGCTGATACCAGATGGCATGAGCAGACAAGACCTAATAGAGCTTCTAGCCAA ACTGACCATCCACATGGACGAGGAGCTGCGTGGCCTCGCCTTTACCACTCTTCAGGCTCTGATGGTAGATTTCCCAGAGTGGCGGGAGGATGTGCTCTCTGGCTTTGCCTACTTCATAGTAAGAGAGGTCACTGATGTCCACCCCACGCTGCTGGACAATGCCGTCAAGATGCTGCTACAGCTCATCAGCCAATGGAGGCAGGCGGTGCAGAGCAGCAATAAGAGTCACGATGTACAG cagGGCTCAAGCGGAGGCCGTTCTCTGTCCTTGGAGCGCACCCTTCCTTTGGGCGTGCTGCATGTGGTGGAGGGTTTAGCGCTGGTGGTGCTTTGTAGCTGCCGCCCTGCCACGCGCAGGCTGGCTGTTAATGTTCTCAAGGAGGTCCGAGCTCTGCACACTGCACTGGGCATTGGCAAG GGTGATGAGGAACTGGCCATTGATGTAATGGACAGGTTAAGTGCATCAGTGTTGGAGAGCTTCATTCATCTCACAGGGGCTGACCAG acCAACCTGCTGTATTGTCCCAGTGGGATTGATCTTCAGACTCTAGCTGAGTGGAGCTCATCTCCCATCAGCCACCAGTTTGATGTGGTGAGCCCCTCGCACATCTGGGTGTTTGCTCATGTTACTCAGGGCCAGGACCCCTGGGTGATCAGCTTCTCCAGCTACCTGCGGCAGGAGAACCTGCTCAAACATTGTCCCACTGCCCTCAACTATGCCTGGATGTTTGCCTACACCCGCCTGCAGCTACTGTCTCCACAAGTTGACATAAA TAGCCCTATCAATGCCAAGAAAGTGAACAGTCTGAACAGCAGTGACTCCTACATTGGTCTTTGGAGGAACTACTTgatcctctgctgcagctctgcctcttcctcctcctccatgagttcctcatcctccacctctGGCTCCGTCCGCTGCTCCCCGCCTGAGACGCTGGCGTCCACGCCGGACAGCGGCTACAGTTATGATTCAAAG aTTGTTGGCACTccgtccccctcctccctgttcAAACACATTGTTCCAATGATGCGCTCTGAGAGCATGGACATCACAGAGTCTCTAGTGTTGGGGCTTGGCAGGACCAACCCCCAGTGTTTCAG AGAGTTGATAGAGGAGCTAAATCCCATCATAAAAGAAGCTCTAGAAAGAAGACCTGAA AACATGAAGCGACGCAGGCGTCGCGACATCCTCAGGGTCCAGCTGGTCCGGATATTTGAGCTTCTTGCTGATGCTGGTGTCATCAGTCAAAT AGCGAGTGGAGGGTTAGATGGAGAGACCCACTCTCTGAACAGTACGCTGCTTGAGTATGTTGATCTGACCAGGCAGTTGCTGGAGGCTGAAAACGACAAGGACTCTGATACTCTGAAGGACATTCGCTGTCACTTCAGTGCACTTGTGGCAAATATCATCCAGAATGTCCCAG TACACCAGAGGAGGACCATCTTCCCCCAGCAGTCACTGAGACACAGCCTGTTCATGCTCTTCAGTCACTGGGCTGGACCCTTCAGCATCATGTTCACTCCCCTGGATCGCTACAGTGACAGAAATATGCAGATCAACCGCCATCAGTACTGCGCACTAAAG GCCATGtctgcagtgttgtgttgtggacCTGTAGCTGATAATGTCGGCCTTTCCTCTGATGGCTACCTCTACAAGTGGCTGGACAACATCCTGGACTCTCAGGACAAGAAG GTTCATCAGCTGGGTTGTGAggctgtgatgctgctgctggagctgaatCCAGACCAGAGCAACCTCATGTTTTGGGCCGTGGACCGCTGTTACACCGGCTCCCGTCGCGTGGCTGCCGGCTGCTTCAGGGCCATCGCCAACGTCTTTCACAACAG GGATTACCAGTTTGACACTGTGGTGCTGCTGAACCTGATTCTGTTCAAGGCAGCTGATTCCTCCAGAGATATCTATGAAGTTGCCATGCAGCTGTTACAG ATCCTGGAACCCAAGCTCTTCCGTTACGCCCACAAACTGGAAATCCAGCGAACAGATGGCATCCTGACCCCTCCATCGCCGCTGCCACACCTCTACTCTGTGTCTTACTACCAGCTGTCCGAGGAGCTCGCAAGGACTTACCCAGAGCTCACTCTACCCATCTTCTCAG AGGTGAGCCAGCGCATCCAGACGGCACATCCTGGTGGACGTCAAGTAATGTTGCACTACCTCCTGCCTTGGATGAACAACGTGGAGCTGGTCGACTTCAAATCGGCTGCGCGGCGACCGGAGGACTGTGGCAGTggcgaggacgaggaggaggtaCACGACAGGGAGAACATGATGGTCAACAGCCGGAGGTGGCTGCGTGGAGAAGGCTGGGGATCCCCTCGTGCAACGACCATGGTGCTAAACAACCTCATGTTCATGACGGCTAAG TATGGGGATGAGTTTGCTTGGTCAGAGATCGAGAACGTGTGGACCACGTTGGCAGACAGTTGGCCGAAGAACCTCAAAATCATTCTACACTTCCTCATCAGTATGTCCGGAGTCAGCAGTGACCCCAGCCTCTTGCCCTAT GTGAAGCGAGTGGTGGTTTACTTGGGCAGAGATAAGACTatgcagctgctggaggagttGATGTGTGAGCTGGAGCTGACTGATCCTGTTAGCTCGGCTGTCACTCACATGGACAACCCCCCTTATTACCGCATCACCTCCAGTTACAAGATCCCCTCGGTCACCTCAG GAACAACCTCCAGCACCAACACTATGGTGCCAGGAAACGACGGTCATCATGACACCAAGATCAAAGACTCTAACATGGAGGACAG TTACACCCACCTGGATATCTACAGTGGTCTGAACAGCAACCTGAACCGGCAGCACCACCGTCTGGAGTCTCgctacagcagcagctctggaggCTCCTATGAGGATGAGAAGA GTGACTCCATGCCGCTCTATGCTAACTGGCGTTTGAAGGTGATGGATCACAACCAGCCAGAGCCGCTGCCTTTCCCTCCATCTGGAGGCTGCTGGTCTCCTCTGGTGGACTATTTGCCAGAGACAAACACCCCTGCTGTAGCGCTCCATAG atgtaACATAGCAATCATCCTACTGACAGACCTCATTGTGGACCATGGGGTCAAAGTAGAGTGGAGCGCCTACCTGCACCTCCTGCTTCATGCAGTTTTCATAG GGTTTGATCACCAGCACCCAGAGGTTTACGAGCACTGCAAACGCCTACTGCTTCACTTGCTCATTGTCCAAGGCACAAACAGCAGCGTTCAGTCCGTGGCCATGGTGCTCTTACGCAACAGAGACTACAACGATCCGAGGGTCCTGACTGTGAAGCCAGTAGCCCCAGACTTAAACCTCACAG GAGTCCAGGAGCTGTTACCAGACTGTCAGCCGTCTCCTGTGACAGACTCGGgcctcagctccagctccacgTCCTCCAGTATAAGCCTCGGAGCAGGGGGCAGCGCGCTCTCCCACCTCTCCCCCACACTTCTCAGTGAGGTAGACGTCACTGCTGAGCAGGATGAGAAGTCAAAAGCTCTTATCGAGTTCATTACATCAAG GAAGCGGGGTCCGCTCTGGAATCACGAGGACGTGTCGGCCAAGAACCCCAACATTAAGAGCGCCGAGCAGCTGAGTGTTTTTGTCAGACACGTGGTGACTGTTTTCAAACATATCCCATCAG GTTTCCAGCTGGAGTCGTTGCTGAGTGAAGTGTCTCTAAGGACGGCTCTGTCTTGTTCTTCTCGCCACTACGCCGGCCGTTCTTTCCAGATTTTCAGGGCGCTCAAACAACCTCTGACGCCCGCTACACTGTCTGACATTCTGTCTCGACTGGTTGAGACAGTGGGTGACCCAGGAGAGGAGGCTCAG GGCTTTGTCATTGAGCTCCTCCTCACTCTGGAGTCTGGCATCGACACGCTGGCAGACACCCTCAAAAACTACGACCTCCTCACTGCCTTAGCACA AACCTCCAGCCGTGACCACTTGCTGGGCCCTAAGTTTGCTGCCAACAGGAAAAGCACAGGCCAGCTCAACCTGAACAGCGGAGGTCTCTTCCATCACGTCCATCCTCGCAGCAACTCTCTTCGCGCCAGCCTGATGAGTGAACGGAAAGCTGACCGGCGTAGGAGTAACACCTTAGACATAGCGGACCGGCTTGGTGGTAGCCATGGAAACCTTGCACGCACACAAAGCTTATCATCACTGGGCGGGGGAGGGACTCCGGGCGGGGACAACATCCATCCCGTGGACCCCTCAAATCTGATGGCCACCGTGTTCTGGATCGCCGCCTCCTTGCTGGAGTCGGACTACGAGTTCGAGTACCTGCTGGCGCTGCGGTTACTCAACAAGCTGCTGGGCCAGCTGCCCCTGGACCGCGCGGACAGCAGAGAACGTCTGGAGAACGTCCAGGCAAAGCTGAAGTGGTACAACTTCCCTGGcctgctgcagctcttcctTAAGGGCTTCACCTCTGCTTCTACTCAGGAGCTCACCATACACCTTCTCAGCAAGCTCATCAGTGTCTCCAGACATACACTGGTTGACCCTTCACAAGTGGCAG GCTTTCCTCTGAACATCCTGTGCCTTCTACCACACCTCATCCAGCACTTTGACAGCCCCACTCCTTTCTGCAAGGAGACAGCTGATAAGATAGCCAAGGTGTGCGCGGACGAGAAGTCGGCCACACTCTCCAACCTGGCTCACATGATGAGCCTGTACAGCACGCACAGCTACTCCCGCGACTGCACCAACTGGATCAACGTAGTGTGTCGTTACCTCCACGATGCCTTTGCTGAGAGGACCTTGAACCTGGTCACCTACTTGGCTGAG CTACTGGAGAAGGGCCTTCCCGCCATGCAGCAGTCCCTGTTGCAGATTATCCACAGTTTGCTGGGTCATATTGACCTGTCAGCAGCGCCCGTTAAACAGTTTAACCTGGAGATCATGAAGATCATTGGCAAATATGTTCAG aGCCCACACTGGAAAGAGGCCCAAAACATTCTCAAGTTGGTGGTGTCTCGTTCCGCCAGCCTTGTCGTCCCAGACGACGTGCAGCGCTCTTACAGCACAGAATCGTGCGGCTCTCCAGAAATTGCCTTCACTCGGATATTCAACAACTCCTCCAAGGAGCTGCCTGGGAAGACTCTGGACTTCCACTTTGACATCTCAGAG ACACCGATCATAGGCCACAAATATGGCGATCAGCGTACTGCAGCGGGCCGGAACGGAAAGCCCCAAGTGATTGCTGTAACGAGGAGTACCTCCTCTACGTCATCCGGCTCTAACTCTAATGGGCTGGTGCAAGTCAGCTGGAAGAGGCCTCAACTCTCTCAG AGAAGAACCAGAGAGAGGCTGATGAATGTCCTGTCTCTATGTGGTCCAGAATCCGGCATTCCCAAAAATCCATCT GTGGTCTTCTCATCCAATGAGGACCTGGACTCTGCGGACCAGCAGACCAGCCTCATACCCACGGTGGAGGAGGtggtcagagaggaggaggtgcagggagaaGATACGGGCAGCGAGCAGCAGTTTGGCGTCTTCAAGGACTTTGACTTCTTAGATGTGGAGCTGGAAGATGCTGAG GGGGAGAGCATGGACAACTTCAACTGGGGAGTGCGGCGTCGCTCCCTGGAGAGCATGGACAAAGGGGACACGCCGTCTTTGCAGGAGTGCCAGTACACGGGCAGCACGCCGAGCCTCAACCTCACCAACCACGAGGACACGGACGAGTCGTCTGAGGAGGAGGTACTGAGCGCTAGCCAGATTCTCACCCGCTCCAACCTT cttaACAGTGACTCTGCCACCGACGACACTGCGTCCAACCACGTGGACTCCTTGCAGCAGTCCCAGGAGTCGTCCAGCAGCGCCATGACTGAAGAGGCGACTGTCCTGCCCTCTCTGCCCTCtctgccctccctcccccgACTGGATAGTCCCATTTTGGAGAGGGCCCACTCAGACAGCACCAGCAGCCAGCTGCCTGAG GACGCTATAAGCGTGACGGCGGCTGACGAGCTGAGCAGCAGCGTAAGCGAGGACACGGGGTTTTGCAGCGCCCCCCCTCTGCCCTCCGACCCACCAGAACTGTGCGACCCCTGTGACTCGCAGGATCCGCCGGACGCTCAGGAGACACAAGACCCTCACGAGGACCTGGACCCggccccccctcctccgccgGCCATAGACACGCCTCCGGGGTCTCTCTGTGAGGAAGAATCCCAAACAGTGCTGCCTCTGTGTCTGCCCATGCCACCAGACACAAAGCCAGATCCAGATCCTGATCCTGACAGCACCTGCGGATCCATGTGGGAGGAGGATGTGACGCAGGCGTTGAAGGAGCTGGATGAGCGctgtgaagaggaggaggcagactTCTCTGGCATGTCCAG tcaaGATGAAGGTGACGCAGACGGCTTCCCAGAGATTCAGGCCTCTCCGCCCCCTTCGCCCTTCCTCTCTGCCATCCTGGCAGCATTCCAGCCTGTTGCCTATGACAATGAGGAAGATGCCTGGCGTTGCCATGTCAACCAGATGTTGTCAGACACGGACGGGTCCTCTGCTGTTTACACTTTCCACGTGTTCTCCAGACTCTTTCAG AGCATTCAGAGGAAGTTTGGCTCCATTACACATTCATCTGTTCGCTTTCTCGGGGAAAGACTCCAACGGATGGGTAATCAGTTCCTCAGCTCCCTGGAGGTCATGACGTCTCGCTCTCAGTGTCCCACTGTGCTGCTTGATGCAGAGACG CTGGTCTCTTGTGGACTGTTGGAGACTCTGAAGTTTAGTGTGCTGGAGTTGCAGGAACACCTGGACACCTACAACGCCAAGAAAGAAGCGGCAGAGCAG TGGCTGGAgaactgcaggaaaacatttggGGACAAAGACAGCAGCCAGAGACCCAATACTCATGCACAG GAGCTGGAGTTGTGCCGGAGGCTCTATAAGTTGCactttcagctgctgctgctgtttcaggcCTACTGTAAGCTCATCAGCAGGGTGGACACCATCaagagggaggcagag GTGACCAACATGTCTGAGGAACTCACCATCCTGGAGAGCTGCCTGAAGGAGGCGGAGACGGGAAACGACGGTCAGGAAGACGTGTGCATGTCAGACAACGCCCAGACCAACACGGAGACGGCCATCCAGTCTCTGATTGAGACCCTCAGAGCCAGGGACTTCAGCTCCGCCCTCACACAGGTCAAAGTCTTTAG gTCTTTGTGGCCCAACGACATCTTTGGCAACGAGACAGATAACGCAGTCCAGACCCTCCTGCACATCTACTTCCGCCACCAGACGCTGGGCCAGACGGGCTGCTTGGCGGTGGTGGGCCCCAGCAGGGACCTGTCTCAGGCCAGCACCCGCCTCATGGAGCTCAACCTGCAGATCCGCGAGGCTCTGAGTCGGGCGCAGGTCTACCAGCCCCACACCACCATGGTCAGCACTGGACTGTGA